Proteins encoded together in one Passer domesticus isolate bPasDom1 chromosome 6, bPasDom1.hap1, whole genome shotgun sequence window:
- the SERPINA10 gene encoding protein Z-dependent protease inhibitor yields the protein MLSSSCTSSELHCFSLPGDRKKTSLKSSLLDANMKTGIYILLLSGICFEFIQAGIKPKFPKEEKESNFLERYNISISKEWYHHKNISKPFEHQGFEDQGLEDFTLHNFTEKTANFGFNLYRKIAMTHDNNVIISPFSVSALMSVYMMAAKGETHRQIVKGLNLHAVKDRVDHQHLPALFKQLIGNITMNEEFLLMQGVLSFIQKDFRLKESFLNLSKQYFDMEFLKVDFENLTQAKFFINQNINKMTKGKIPGLFEELDRHNKLVLVDYIFFKGKWVYPFNSKFTEIETFHINKYRSVQVPMMFKSDKINSTFDENLRCTVIKIPYKGNAHMLIVIPEKEGDYISIEDHLTTELVESWLGNMKTRKVDISFPKFKLEQKYKMKKLLQSLGIKKLFTRSADLTHLTDDEYVAVSQVVQNAVIEVDEEGTEAAAASGSEITAFTVPPVIKVDRPFLFMIFEETFKTLLFIGRVVDPTER from the exons ATGCTCAGCAGTTCCTGCACTAGCTCTGAACTGCACTGCTTCAGCCTGCCAGGGGACA GGAAAAAAACATCTCTAAAGAGCTCATTATTGGATGCCAATATGAAAACAGGAATCTACATACTTCTCTTAAGTGGAATATGTTTTGAATTCATTCAGGCTGGTATCAAACCTAAATTtccaaaggaggaaaaagagagtAATTTCTTGGAAAGATATAACATCAGTATTTCCAAAGAGTGGTACCATCACAAAAATATCTCTAAGCCTTTTGAACACCAAGGTTTTGAAGACCAAGGTCTTGAAGACTTCACTCTTCACAACTTCACTGAAAAGACTGCAAATTTCGGATTTAACCTCTACAGAAAAATTGCAATGACACATGATAACAATGTAATCATCTCTCCATTTTCTGTGTCAGCTCTCATGAGTGTCTATATGATGGCAGCCAAAGGAGAAACACACAGACAAATTGTAAAAGGTCTAAACCTCCATGCTGTGAAGGACAGAGTGGATCACCAACATTTACCAGCTCTGTTTAAACAACTGATAGGTAACATCACAATGAATGAAGAATTTCTCCTCATGCAAGGTGTTCTTTCTTTTATTCAAAAGGACTTCAGACTCAAAGAGTCCTTCCTGAATTTATCTAAGCAGTACTTTGATATGGAATTCCTGAAAGTGGACTTTGAAAACTTAACACAGGCAAAATTTTTCATCAATCAAAACATTAACAAAATGACcaaaggaaaaatcccagggCTTTTTGAAGAGCTGGACCGCCATAATAAACTGGTGCTTGTGGACTACATTTTCTTTAAAG gcAAGTGGGTCTATCCATTTAATTCCAAATTCACGGAAATTGAGACTTTCCACATAAACAAATACAGAAGCGTACAGGTACCCATGATGTTCAAGTCAGACAAAATTAATTCCACTTTTGATGAGAACTTAAGATGCACTGTGATAAAGATACCTTACAAAGGGAATGCCCACATGCTGATTGTTATCCCAGAAAAAGAGGGAGACTACATTTCAATTGAAGACCATTTGACTACAGAGCTTGTGGAATCCTGGCTTGGAAACATGAAAACCAG aaaagtgGATATTTCATTTCCAAAGTTTAAACTagaacaaaaatacaaaatgaagAAACTGCTTCAAAGTCTTGGAATTAAAAAGCTCTTTACACGTTCAGCAGATCTTACTCATCTGACAGATGATGAGTATGTAGCAGTTTCACAG GTTGTCCAAAATGCAGTTATTGAAGTGGATGAAGAAGGaactgaggctgcagcagcaagtGGCTCAGAAATAACTGCATTCACAGTGCCTCCTGTCATCAAAGTGGACCGGCCATTCCTCTTCATGATTTTTGAAGAAACTTTTAAAACATTACTGTTCATTGGCAGGGTGGTTGATCCAACAGAAAGGTGA